One segment of Cottoperca gobio unplaced genomic scaffold, fCotGob3.1 fCotGob3_306arrow_ctg1, whole genome shotgun sequence DNA contains the following:
- the rpl17 gene encoding large ribosomal subunit protein uL22 isoform X1 encodes MVRYSLDPENPTKSCKSRGSNLRVHFKKLYVLKYHNNTIPNTRETAQAIKGMHIRKANKYLRDVVVKHQCVPFRRYNGGVGRCAQAKQFGWTQGRWPKKSAEFLLHMLKNAESNAELKGLDVDSLVIEHIQVNKAPKMRRRTYRAHGRINPYMSSPCHIEMILTEKEQIVPKPEEEVTQKKKVSQKKLKKQKLMARE; translated from the exons ATGGTCCGCTACTCTCTCGACCCCGAGAACCCGACTAAAT CATGCAAGTCGAGGGGCTCCAACCTCCGGGTTCACTTCAAG AAGCTGTATGTTCTGAAAtatcacaataacacaatacCA AACACCCGTGAGACAGCCCAGGCCATCAAAGGCATGCACATCCGCAAGGCCAACAAGTACCTGCGGGACGTGGTCGTCAAGCACCAGTGTGTCCCGTTCCGCCGCTACAACGGCGGCGTGGGCCGCTGTGCTCAG gCCAAACAGTTCGGCTGGACTCAGGGCCGCTGGCCCAAGAAGAGCGCCGAGTTCCTGCTGCACATGCTGAAGAACGCTGAGAGCAACGCTGAGCTGAAG ggTCTGGACGTGGACTCTCTGGTCATCGAGCACATCCAGGTGAACAAGGCTCCTAAGATGAGGCGGCGCACGTACCGCGCTCACGGTCGCATCAACCCGTACATGAGCTCCCCGTGTCACATCGAGATGATCCTCACGGAGAAGGAACAGATCGTCCCCAAACCGGAGGAGGAGGTGACCCAGAAGAAGAag GTTTCacagaagaagctgaagaagcaGAAGCTGATGGCACGCGAGTGA
- the rpl17 gene encoding large ribosomal subunit protein uL22 isoform X2, translating into MVRYSLDPENPTKSCKSRGSNLRVHFKNTRETAQAIKGMHIRKANKYLRDVVVKHQCVPFRRYNGGVGRCAQAKQFGWTQGRWPKKSAEFLLHMLKNAESNAELKGLDVDSLVIEHIQVNKAPKMRRRTYRAHGRINPYMSSPCHIEMILTEKEQIVPKPEEEVTQKKKVSQKKLKKQKLMARE; encoded by the exons ATGGTCCGCTACTCTCTCGACCCCGAGAACCCGACTAAAT CATGCAAGTCGAGGGGCTCCAACCTCCGGGTTCACTTCAAG AACACCCGTGAGACAGCCCAGGCCATCAAAGGCATGCACATCCGCAAGGCCAACAAGTACCTGCGGGACGTGGTCGTCAAGCACCAGTGTGTCCCGTTCCGCCGCTACAACGGCGGCGTGGGCCGCTGTGCTCAG gCCAAACAGTTCGGCTGGACTCAGGGCCGCTGGCCCAAGAAGAGCGCCGAGTTCCTGCTGCACATGCTGAAGAACGCTGAGAGCAACGCTGAGCTGAAG ggTCTGGACGTGGACTCTCTGGTCATCGAGCACATCCAGGTGAACAAGGCTCCTAAGATGAGGCGGCGCACGTACCGCGCTCACGGTCGCATCAACCCGTACATGAGCTCCCCGTGTCACATCGAGATGATCCTCACGGAGAAGGAACAGATCGTCCCCAAACCGGAGGAGGAGGTGACCCAGAAGAAGAag GTTTCacagaagaagctgaagaagcaGAAGCTGATGGCACGCGAGTGA